Part of the Ctenopharyngodon idella isolate HZGC_01 chromosome 24, HZGC01, whole genome shotgun sequence genome, ATGGtgttgaaccaacatcacatagtaacattgattcaatgccattaccattgattttttgttgaaatttcaacattttttcaacattaattgcagGTGAAAAAGTGATATTGATTCAATGcagttaacgttgacacattaacattgatttaacattatttcGATCACTGGTTGCTATCTGGGTTGTGAAGATCAGAGTTTAGAGGAAGATGAACCCAAAATAAGTATTTGCAGAATAAAAAGAGAGGcagaagagaagaagcagaagtGAAGAACAAAATAAGAGCAAAGAATATATATGCAGGAAACTTACATCTTTCTAAACTGGTGTTTTGGTCTGATAAGAAAAGGTCAGATGTATATGTCATCAGAAAACCATAATGAAGGTGAACTAATGCAAATGAGGAACTCCTAAATCAGGTACTATTCGGAGAggaaaatgtattgtttatctTCACTATCTCTCTTCTATTGTGAGAAACACATTGTACTATTGGATAAGATACAGAGTTATACTGTAGCtgtaaatgaattatatttctCACCAATAAATCCAAGctgctaaaaaataaaagaatattttatttatatgccGTATAGCTCAGAAGCGCAATAGCGGCATCATTTTAAGGAATCTGTAGGAGGTCATTTGAATTGAATGAGGGTATTTACGTGAAATGCACTGCATTGTATTCGCTCATATGCATTTCTAGCACATATAACACCTTCAAGAAAAGAGGAAGAGGGTTCAAAGACAGTGTCATACTACTTAGAAAAGGCTGCGTCACTGGTCCATAGAATCAACATAGGGGATTTCTTTCAACACAAAAAATAGCTCACCGTCTCTATATAGTGGACTGCTGGCAATACACCACACTTTGACTCTCTCTTGATTGGTTTGTCATACCTGAAGAATGATGACTGTATTGAAGACCGCAATACTGCTTCTGATGCTGTGCTGTGCTGTACAACTTAGTACCTCAGCTGGTGAGTGTCTGCTTctgacatattttttttctcttaggATGTAAATCGTTTTAAGGCTCAAATTTAAAACTTTTCCAACGGAAACcttatttaaacaatgtaaaacAGTTTTTAGTTACCCGGAGAATAAAAACttactgtttaaaaatgtgttgaatCACATTTACTAGTGAAGCCTTTACTTTTCAGGTCCTCTTGCGGATGATTTAGCAAAAAGTGTCTGTTGCTTTAGtgtaaacaatgtcaaaatTCCTAAGAAAAAGCTGGAGTCTTATCGTTGGACAAGTAGCAGTTGCCCCCTTAGACACATTGTGTGAGTATCCTCTCGATATGTTTAGATGTACACCTACTAACATTTAGAATTCACTCACATTCGTGTTGCTTTAATGCTTTTGCCTGTAATCTGCTATAGGTTCGAAACAGTCAAGAAGAGACAATTCTGTATGAACCCTGAAAATAGCTGGGCCAAGTTGAACAAAAACCACATAGACAAGAAAAGGGCTtcaaaatcatcaaaatgaaactTGGAAGAAATGTTCTACatgtagacacacacacatacaccccCATATATAAGTACAATTGTAAAATAAACCTGTAATATTGAattgtaacattattattgtaatattattcaaatgttttgatCTCATTATCTGTGTCAAAAATAAACATACTGATATGAACTTTAAATGAGCTGTATTACTAATATTAGAGAATAGTGCATAGAAGTTGTCATATGTTAAGATTTTCTTCATTGTCCATTATTAAATTAtctgcatttttatttactatttgcTTACTGATGTACTGTACTTAACAGTTTAGGTAACTTAACAGTTTTATTAGATTCTGTCAGTTAGTTTTGccaaaatgtacaaatatttcaataaaaaaacatgtattttgattttaaaaaatcttggatttatttatttccattgaTGCCAGTGTtctttttaagtaaaatttCTAAAAAGCATCCTGcagatattattttttaatttttttttttctaatggcAATAGAATATcctataattattataaataggACACATTATAACTGCTATTTGAATATTTCACTAGAGGGCTCTGTTAGACTACACATCATTTCAATCACCAGACctctataatatatacagtggtgGAACAGGCCGAGATTCATTGGGGGGACCCTATAATTGGggatatattttagattttgaAACCATAGATGCAGAAAATCTCACTATACTTATGTATGAAATTTGCCTATTGCATGGAGGCTATTAGGTGGATAAAACATGGAAATCATCTACATTTTGAACTGGAACTCCATCCTCTCTTGAAATTCACTCCCTGGACTAAATctaatcctacccataacttattcGTAAAATCAGAAGGAAATGATATAGGTGAATAAGAATGGCGTAGAAGCCCTTAACCCTGGTTGTAATCCTAAACTTAACTGTAAACCTATCTCTCAAacctgattggttgattggaatattgttccaggatcaacaagaATGTTGATCCAAGAACAAGttctacttggtgaaatcacattcaccaTGCATTCTCCATACGCTATTTCGAATTGCACCcatgttaaaggaacactccactttctTTGAAAATAGAAAGTGGAGTGtagaaaagtgaaagtgaaagtggaGAAAgtggcgcaatgatattacgtgTTCCTTTAACTTAGCTGATGTCTTGGTCTGAGGTGCTGCGAGGACACGCACTGATAAAGACTATAGAAACACATTCTCATTGGCTGTATTCCGGTCATTCATAAAAGTTAACATTGTGCAACCATAGACGCAGATGATCCCTCTACATTTATGTGAGGAACTTGCAGAGGtggaaagtccaggggtcagaaagtaaaagtcctgtcatatttttattccaaatactgattatataaaaacataaccAACCCCACCTGATCACtttttctctttgcttgtctgACTGTTATAATTCAGTTACAGCAATCAAacaaaaagtaatattaaaaagtcaagggtcaggagctcaactaaagcaatcCCTGATCTCCACAATGGtgacttaaaaattgtgatttttctcctttggtgattctgcttgttaacatcaggtgtcttcaataatggtcaacTGTTAAGTGTATAtatagaaatcattttaatttcccTAAAAAATTTTAACTGTAACTGAAAAATGTTTACTCTACTCCCTTTCCAGTCCCTTCTGAGAGCTTTAGACAACATAAATAATATTGTATCAAGGATAAAAGAACTTCTATCTTTAAATAATCAATATCAAACAAACCAAAGTGTTTCTCATAGAGCTGCCAAATGTTTTAGTTAGGATAATAGTTAGAATTCCAGAGCATGTATTTTTACTTGCATGATCCAAACAGATGCTAACAAATGAACAGTAGCCTATTCTGGTTCGCCAGCAGAGCACTAGGCCAATTTTAAAGGGAGAGTTCAcctaaaaacttaaaaattctgtcttcatttactaaccctcaagttgtcctaaacctgtatgaatttttttcttctgctgaacacaaaagaagatattttgaagaatgtcggtaaccaaacagttgatggaccccatagtattttatggaagtcaatggggccaatcaactgtttggttccacatattcttcaaaatatcttctttttggctcagcagaagaaattaatacacgtttgcaacaacttgagggtgagtaaatgatgacagaatttttatttttgggtaaactatccctttaagatgctTAGGAGGAGACAGAATTAGGGTATTTGCTACTaagcagcatttttttaatgcatttttagcTCCTTGTAACAACACCAAATTAAGAGGAAGAGTGTTCAGAGAAAGGTTGTTGAAGAAAAGATTGTGTTACTGGTCCAGAGACTCAACAAGGCGAGTTCTTTCAACACAAAAACTAATTCACCAATGATAGAGTTCACCaagtaataaaaacaatgtttaaagACGTGGTTTAACACTTGGATACAATCCAAAACTGTTGTTCCACAGAATATATTGTGCACATAGTGTAAAATCTTCTGTTTCTGAAGCACAGTCTTGTATTTGAGTATTTCTAAGCTGAATAATCTCTAAATTGCTGAACTATAGGATTCTGCTCAGACTAACGTAACATTTTATCTCGCCGGCAGCTCAAGCTCTTCCAGTCTCTCAAAGGTGTTGTTTAAATTCCAATTCCACATAACATAATTTTTAACATGCAGcactttaaacaaacatttcaaatgtgaaattttTCCCTCAGGGTTACGACTCAAAAAGCCCAATTTTGTGTGAAACCAAAGACATAAAGAgaaaaatgtgagaaaatgCAACATATGTAGCCACAATTATGCTGTTTATACTTCTAAACcactcttattttttttataataaacacatttttgttcTATCTCCTCATTAACAGAGGTGGTGTGACAACACAAGCTCCCAAACACCATCCTAATATTGGATAACACTTCTTTATTCAATATCCACAAAACCTGAATACAAACATAATGTTGGACCGATATTAATAACATTTAGTATTTAGGCTtactattaaaataattcacTTGAGGGCACACGTATATCTTTCCAGATTATAAACTCCTCATAATCTGCTCTCCCGAGTCTGTTGATAATTAAAAGTGTTTGTCCTCTTTTATTTTCCTGATATCTTCCTATCATCTATAGAGGCAACGTCACATACGGCATCTTTTCCACTCTTCCTGCGTCCACGTGCCTGCCACTACAAATACCACAATCCATTGTGAAAATCCACTGAGCCAATGAAATGCAAGAGTGGGCGGGATTCTATTACATCACTACAAGTGGCCAGTCGCTGACCAATAGGGGTTGAATTCTCCAGGAGGAGGACAATCGCCTTTCATGCTCGCAGCATTGTAACGTTTTTCCCTGGCCGATGCTCGCATGCTTGTTTTTGTCCTGTGCACGTTTACCTCTCCTAAAAATCCGGTAATTTAGTCCAAATCAGAATCAGCCGTAAGAGTTCATCATCGCTTCTGCACTCGACCCTTTCTGAGTCGACTCATCTTTTTATGCCTGATCTATTGGGATTCAGAGTGGGTGTTGCCACAGGACGATGATCGAGAGACCCGACTCAGCTGTTTCCAGCGTTGCAGTGAGTACAATATTCATACATTTATCTAAATCTATccagaaaatacatttaaaactagGCTACTAGTAAAAATGCTATTTGTAACAACAACAGTTACTAGTTGGCAGTGAATAGCTGATATCTGAACCACAGATCCCCATAGAATTCAAtggcaaatatttaatattagtaGAAATGATAATATTATATCTAGTACTagtttttaaaacaattctAGTCACTAATAGATTACTTTTACGTAAATATTTACTATAGTGGGATTTAAGTAAAAATGAGTACTATTGATgtaaaaggggaaaaaaagacataCTTGTTTTATAGAACTGAATGTTAAAATAGCTTACCATAATCTGGGGTGCCTTGATTTGATGAAAAGCTCACTGATTTTTGTGTATTATCGATAAAGTGAAATATGCCACATGCTCATGTAGTAAAACGTTGTACTTTCATCCAAACAATAAAAGAACTAAGAAACAAACTCTTCCGAATCTACATTTTAAGTATGTGCCACATTATCTTATAACACAATTAAACATGATGAGGTCAAAAATGGTTTCCAAATTACCATGCCATGCTTTAGGCATGTGTGAAGATGTGAATTTTAAAAGTGAACCTAATGTTTTTTAAGGCCCTGTTGTTGTTGTGTCAGACCTTACACATATGTTGAATATGTTGATTACCGTTGTTCATTGACCTCAAGACAGATGATCGTGATTCCAGATGcatacaaatgtgtttttagagTAAATAGTTGGGCTGTTAATAGCTGTTTGGAGAAGCAAATGAGAATGACAGGCTCTAAGCGTGATGCCCAGATCTCTTGTGGAGAGCAGTGAGTGGAGATGCATTTCAATAGGGTtagagagagaagagcagcCAAAAACTGTCACCGAGCATATATCACAATCCCATCTGTGTGAACTTGACTTCAAATATCCACTTTAAATCAACATGGCGCCATTTGGGCAAAAATGAGTGCTCATAAAAGTGAAGTTAGTTATGAGAAAAGGTCTGGCATCATGTGTTTGCAGATGCCAGTTGATATTTTTGgtattttgttatctaatgctTCAGTGCTTTTTGGGACCAGTATATTTAGGGTCCTCATATCAGCTGTGTTATACATCCTTCGAAGGATGAATGAATTACACAAATGTTAAACCTATTCTGAAGTGTAAGCTTGTGAACACTCACCTACGCATTTGCATCCTTCAATCTAACATGGTTACTAACATGGAGAGGGGTTCAATAATCAATGATTTGATTCACTCATCTGGTCAGATGTTGTGTTGTTTGCCATGTTGGGCCATGACATCAATCTTACAGTTACGTAAGAGCGCTTCAAGAGCGAAAGCATGGAAAATGCCCTGAGCTGTTCACAGAGCATGGCTATTTATAGACTGGTGTATGAATTATATAGTATGAATTTGAAGAAGATGCAATTGCGTTGTGAGAT contains:
- the LOC127507765 gene encoding monocyte chemotactic protein 1B, whose product is MMTVLKTAILLLMLCCAVQLSTSAGPLADDLAKSVCCFSVNNVKIPKKKLESYRWTSSSCPLRHIVFETVKKRQFCMNPENSWAKLNKNHIDKKRASKSSK